ATACTTTCAGTTTATAGTGAGAAAGAATCTTCCAACCTCATTATATTCAGCTAGTTAAAATAggctcttcccttccttcttccttggAAAATGAGTATAACAAATAACTTCTTGGGATTCCTTTCTGTCTGTCTGAATTGTTTCCAAGTTTACTGTGCAGAAAGAGAGGATTTCTGAGAGTAATAGGACAGCCCAGACCAAACGATCTGACTCACCTCTCCTAAACGCTGTCTTaggaaaaagcttttcagatGAAAACTGAACTTTGCTATTCTTCACTCAAAATCAATATATTTGTTCTTATAACTTGATGTTCTTTGATAAGGATATTATTATTTGCTAATATGGATTACAGATTTATAATATCCTTAAGTATGTGGTTGTGCTATAAATGTTTGTTAATATATAAGCTTCACTTACACTGTCATGTTATGCATAAGCCTAATCCCTCAAAACAAGTTAATTTACACTTTGATAGACTCCATTCTGGATGAAGTTAAATAGTGTATTTGGCAGGGACAAGCAAATGTAGCTTGGGTGTAGCTTAAATAGCTTAGGTACTGATGCCAGGGCCAAAACACTGTACGTATGattatatcttttaaaaatcccaTAGGAATTAAGTCcttttgagaaaaataaaaggaagaatgtAAATGGTAAGTTTAATGTTAGTGTATTTTCCCTGCAGCATTCATTCAAATgcctatttttttccattaaagagCTTTACAATTACAGGAAATTAGCAGTAGAGATAATTATGAAGGATTGCTGCAAAAGGTGACCAAGATCAGGCAGCGGTAATGAAAATTCACTGCCATGGGAGCTTTTAGCTTCATAGGTACTTCCCAAAGCTGTTGAGCACATAGAGGTAAAATGACTGGAAGCTATTTGGTCAGCAATTCAAACTGATATGCAGCTGAAATCATTCTATGGACCCCTTTGTTATGCACAGGTAGCTCCAAAATGGTAATTGCTTCCCAGATTTTCAAAGATGCTGTTCTTGCCTTGAGCAACTAATTGACTGAAAGTAAATATCTTTCTGCTGCACTGAAAGCTCATCAAGTGAGAGCTAATAAACTAAGCTGAATTTCTGATCAAATCTTCCATTCGTTTTGTCTCTTTGATAAGTTTTGGTATTGTCACTCGAGCTGCCAAGTGCCCTTAAGCTGTTTGGTAATAATCTGACATAGTATGTGCTGACATCTTTTCGAATGCTGATAATTTTAAACATATGGCTCTTCTTAATGAACAACAACATATGAAAAGTCCCATTGTGAcagatgtatttatttaaatgtatttaagcAAAAGTAATAAAGTCTATTTAAAACCAAATCTGCTGAGGGTTACAACTATCATCTTTTACATAACGTTTGCATAGATTTCAGCACAGAGGAATACAGAATAAGACTCTTCTGGTTAAAAGACTGCCAGGATTGCAAAGGATTTGTTTCACTAAAACCCTGAATCAATTGCATCTGTTTCATCAACAAATCCTAAAACAGTGGGATTTTGACCGTCTTCCTCAAAGCTGGCGCTGTTGCCTCTGTTTGTGTTCACATACTTGTGTATCATGCTGTAATACTGCTCTTGTGAATTGAATGTATACAACAACGAAATCTTCTGCCAGTCTTTGTTGCTGGGAGTATGAAATGCTGCTGGGTCAGTGCCTTCAAAAAAgcaatttatatttatttctgccAGCTTGGTTGCATGCTCTTTGGCTTTGATCTCAAAGAGTTTCTGTTCTTCTTTTGAGTAAATTTTCCAGAACTTGAGCTGAAGATAGCTGACCGGGGAGCAACAGTGGCTGACACATGTTGAAATCAGTGCCACAGTCGTGATGGTGGCTATCAGGAACCACCCTATCAGCTTGAAAGAAGAGAGATAGGTTAATGGTGGTTTTGCGTGGTCATATGAAGGAGTATAGAAAATAGCATTGAAGAAGATATGAAAACTGTAAACAAAGACACTCCCTGGAGTGCATGTAACTGTCTGCTTGCTGCCAAAAAAGGGGATTCCATGCACACAATTCAACCAGCCATACAAAGCTTCTGTGCCCCTGAGCTGGTCTTGTTGGATTAAGGATAAATATCAAGAAAAGAGAAGGTGGTCTGAAGTTATTTTCTCAGTTATATCCAGGTTTCCTAACTTTTAAGGCAAAATATTGACCATGAGTTTCTCCAGTTGTGGTCAGATTTATggtcatcatcatggctaggcttcgcaaacgaagatttgggaagggctctacccacgtttgttgcgAGCccgttggtggctgaaaaggccaatacgagatagacatgtccggttgcaaGATTTATGGTACAGGGGATGCAAAATCACCCTGTGTGCCTCATGCTTGAAATCAGACCTCCTGCTGACTGTGCTCTATCTGATTGTGGACAGTAACTGCTCTCCCTGATGCCTGAGCATGCAAAAACAAACAGGGGCCACAAGACACAGGAAAAGTTGTGTCCCGTACATTTTGTAGGCAGGACACAGAGTTGGCTATAGAATATGGGaattcatttttgttttatagaCGATTTAAACATCCTTAGGTAAGTCTCAGAGGTCCCATCAAAACCAGATGTCCTAGTAGATGCTGATCTGTCCTTTAAGTGGTACTTAGCTGGAAGCTCCAGGCAGAGATCCTGCAACATCCCCTTTTATCCCaggatgacttttttttcaaatgaaaaattatcGAGTGCTAAAGAAAAAGGAGTTGGTGTTCTTTTTGGTTCTTAATTTTGTAGACAGtagattagatattaaaaaGTCAGTAACAAAAATGCTCTcatactttttctgtttttgtttgaCTGGATGTTTCTTTTAGATTTCATTGCAGTATCAGTAACAGCCATTCTTccttgatttttctcctttcttaccCTATCTGAATTCAATGGTATAGAGTTTGCTCCTTGTCAGCCTCTTTCTTGGAGAAGGAGCATGCTAAATATTTAAcaaatgtaaacattttttaattttaataagcATTTGTACTAAACAGGAACTTACAAAAATCTGAGTAATTATAAACTCTTATAAACTTAATTTCCTTAACCAGCCTTAatgttttcctgaggaaaagttacaaattctgatttttctacTGGAATTAAGACAAGATCCATACAAACGTAGAAACAAAATTGAAGTGCTGCCAAAATTTGGAGGTTTCATTTCACTCCAAACAGAGAAATCCACACACAAATGCTATTTTTTGATCATGCAATTTGTCTTCAGCACAAGAAACTTTAACAagatagatatatattttaacTACTCTGGTAGAATACAGGTGTAAAATTATTAATAGGTTCAAGCGTTGAGATTCATAGTCAAAGAAGCTGTCCTTATTTTTTCACTTGCCAGTTCTCTGTTGCAATCAGACATCAGCTTCCCCTTTAGTAGTGATCTCAGGTTCCCCTCAACTAATGCCTTTTTACAGAAGTTTGAGATATTTAGAGATTTAAAAtgtggaaaaggagaagaacTTGCACCATACCTAACTtgactgaaaagaaaacttgTTGTGTAAAGTCCCAGTCTCTAGGCTGGTTTCCTGCCCAACTCTAAATGAGGTTTTGTAAATGACAGTGCAAACATGCAAATCCAGAAAGTAGCATAAATATACACCTATTGCTTttctgttaccttttttttgcTAATGAAATTTTGCTAGTCATATACCTGTGGTACATGATATTATGCAATGTAAGAGAGAAGGACTGTTTACAGTCCCCAGCAGGCACTAGTATACATTGAGGAGCCAGGGTCAAAACCCAGAGTGTGAGGAGAAGAGAGGTGAGGCTTTACCTGGGACTGTGCCTGAAGGCTAAGAAATTCACTTGATGTGTTTGTTGATAACTTCTCATCACAGGGTATTTTGAACAGCAGGTTTTGGCACTCTTGTCCTTGATCTTTACAGATGAAATCCTTTGTCAGGCTGTTCCCACTGGCTGCACACACGTAGGAGTTGGCGTTGAGCAGGGCCACGGCTATCCAGGTGAGTGGAGCCACCGAGGCTCTGGCTGTCACTGGTATCAACACCCAGCAGTAGCGGGCACAGGTTCCCCTGGGGCTGCAGTCACGGCACTTCTCCGGAGGGCAGGTGCCTGTCAACAGGCGCCATGTCCTGGCATTCACCATGTAGCCGAGCAGCAAGAGGATGAAGGCAGGCACCATGAGGAAGACAGAGCCATACAGCATGTTCCCAGAATTGCAGGGACACTTGAACACCACAGAAGAGAAGATGTACTCACTGGCAGCTGTCAGCAGGGACACAATGCTGTAACCCAGAACAGTTTGGTGGCGGATGCAGAAATCCAGTGCCTCACGTAATCTATCCATTTTCTGCCTCCCTTTACTTTGATGAGAGAAAAATCTCTGTCAGAAAAGGATGAGAGAGAGTTGAATGTCCTGGAGCTCCCACGGCTTAAAGAAGCTTGCAGAACTTTCACTTTCTGTTCTTGGTGGTGACGCAGTGAAGCACAGAAACAGCTCTCAGAGGAAACAAAATAGCACGTGCTCACTGCAGAGTATCAAGGTCAAGCAGAAACCACAGTGGAAACCCACTCCAGTTTCaacatcatcatggctaggctttgtgaatgaagatttgggaagggctctaccaCATTTGCaacaagcacgctggtggctgaaaaggccaatgcCAGATAGACAggtccggttgcaaaaggcacagcagaaagactccttaggtggtatcggCAAGATACGGTTCTctctgcgttgtcttttctcctcgagagtgatcctgcgtgcgttctcaaaagaagcagcagcattatagatagtgtgtttcaacagcaaaacaacaaagagctttatttctataaaaataatttgtgtttGTCCGTACATGCATAGTAGCTAGTAATGTCTTACATCTCATCATCTTTTCAGTGAAGCTTTTCAGTGAGGCACCAGATTCGAAGTGGGAATAAAATGTGAGAAAACCATCCAGAACTGAATAGAGATTTTTATCCTGCCTTACTATTAGCAATACAATATGCCTTGTTCTCTTATGGAAGAAAATTCAGCAATAATCATGTTAATTTTTCAAGATAATCAATCAATCTTTTTTAAGTTGTTAGAGCAGTGCACATGCAGCGATGACCAAGCAAATGACCCACTGAAGTTCCAGCTACCAGAATATTATTTGCCAGGAATCAGATTTTGGACTCCCTCCTCCATACCAGGTAGTGGCAgctttgcagcccagaaaagaacaaaacaagaaTGCTCCTAAACCAGCAGAAACTTATCAGATGGTATGAAGTggaaaaatgatggaaaaggCTTAcgtaatgaagaaaaatatctggaaGGGATTCCTGGGCATGGAAGACTCAGCTACCTGTGAAAATACTTGCTCAGAGTCTGTAAGTTTCATTCAATCCCTGAGGGAGATCAACCAGGCCCCTAAGGTTTGTCTTGTCTAAATCTAGACAAGTTGAGCTCAGAATTAAGGAAGTTGAAGCTTTGTTTCTTGCTTGTAGTCATGCAGCTGAAGCTCCCTGAGACGATGTAGGTAGGTAGTTTGCTTTTGTCACACCCACATGTGCAGGTAGCTGGGAAGCTGGTGGTCACTGTCTTCTCTGCCACAACCACTTATATGGGATTTTAGAGTAAAAACTCACCTTCTTCTTGCATAAACTGGGAGCTCTCTGGCTTCACTGGATGCATCAGCAATATGAATTCATCCTGGTCAGAATTCAAATGCTGTAATTTATAATGCGCTGATTCTTTTTGGGCATTATCATGGCACAGAGATTAACCACAAAGCCAGAGCTTCACCCCACTCTCAGGCAAACATTGCCTCCAGCTGGACCAGACTGATTATGATACTGGCTGCTTCAGGCAAGACAGTCAGGCATGATGCTGCCTGTATCGCTCAATGCATCACCTAGAGCTGCAGAAACCAAGCCTGGTGGAAACACAATGGTTTATCAAAGCTCTGTCAATGAACTTTGTGAGTGATTTAAACATTCCAAAGGGGCCTTTCAGCTCTTTGGGCAGCTGAGTAGGTGGCACAGAGGTGGCAGAACAGGTAGCACCACTTCAGGTGGCTGCCAG
This DNA window, taken from Pseudopipra pipra isolate bDixPip1 chromosome 3, bDixPip1.hap1, whole genome shotgun sequence, encodes the following:
- the CALHM6 gene encoding calcium homeostasis modulator protein 6, whose translation is MDRLREALDFCIRHQTVLGYSIVSLLTAASEYIFSSVVFKCPCNSGNMLYGSVFLMVPAFILLLLGYMVNARTWRLLTGTCPPEKCRDCSPRGTCARYCWVLIPVTARASVAPLTWIAVALLNANSYVCAASGNSLTKDFICKDQGQECQNLLFKIPCDEKLSTNTSSEFLSLQAQSQLIGWFLIATITTVALISTCVSHCCSPVSYLQLKFWKIYSKEEQKLFEIKAKEHATKLAEININCFFEGTDPAAFHTPSNKDWQKISLLYTFNSQEQYYSMIHKYVNTNRGNSASFEEDGQNPTVLGFVDETDAIDSGF